One stretch of Rhizobium rhizoryzae DNA includes these proteins:
- a CDS encoding 3-hydroxybutyrate dehydrogenase, whose translation MARSVVVTGSTSGIGLGIARAFAAEGANVIINGFGKAEEIEAARAELDSLSTGRVLYHGADMTKPDEIADLIATAAREFGTVDVLVNNAGIQHVSKIEDFPVEKWDQLIAILLSSAFHTMRHTIPLMKKAGKGRIINVASAHGLVASPFKSAYVAAKHGVLGLTKTAALELAETGITVNAICPGYVLTPLVEKQIPDTARERGISEEAVKTDVMLRLQATKEFVSIEEVAQTALFLASDAARQITGTHITIDGGWTAQ comes from the coding sequence ATGGCCAGAAGCGTCGTCGTAACCGGATCCACCAGCGGCATCGGGCTTGGAATTGCCCGTGCGTTCGCAGCCGAAGGCGCCAACGTGATCATCAACGGTTTCGGCAAAGCGGAAGAAATCGAGGCCGCTCGCGCGGAGCTTGATTCGCTCTCTACAGGCCGCGTTCTCTATCATGGCGCGGACATGACGAAACCGGATGAAATTGCCGACCTTATTGCCACGGCCGCGCGCGAATTCGGAACGGTGGATGTGCTGGTCAACAATGCCGGCATCCAGCATGTCTCGAAAATCGAGGATTTTCCGGTCGAGAAGTGGGATCAGCTGATTGCGATCCTGCTGTCTTCCGCCTTCCACACCATGCGCCACACAATTCCACTGATGAAAAAGGCGGGCAAGGGGCGCATCATCAACGTGGCTTCCGCGCACGGACTTGTTGCATCCCCGTTCAAATCTGCTTATGTGGCAGCCAAGCACGGCGTTTTGGGTCTCACCAAAACCGCCGCACTGGAATTGGCCGAAACCGGCATTACAGTGAACGCCATCTGCCCCGGCTACGTGCTGACGCCCCTCGTGGAGAAACAGATCCCCGACACGGCGCGCGAACGTGGTATCTCGGAAGAGGCGGTCAAGACGGACGTCATGCTCCGTTTGCAGGCGACGAAGGAATTCGTCTCCATCGAGGAAGTGGCACAAACCGCCCTCTTCCTCGCCAGCGACGCAGCACGGCAGATTACCGGCACACACATCACTATCGACGGCGGCTGGACCGCCCAATAA
- a CDS encoding invasion associated locus B family protein, which yields MSIKTCALAISIALLSTSAFAAQPNRIKQFDAWGVYSYGAGTAKNCYVLSVPVQQQPASVSHGDNFFLVAPQTGQSGLMPQAIMGYSLKEGSKLTVTIGGDTFTMIPKENAAWVRDPQREPELVAAMRGGSDMTVKAISARGTDTSYTYSLKGVSAALSAVSNCR from the coding sequence ATGTCCATAAAGACATGCGCCCTAGCCATTTCCATCGCCTTGCTATCCACCTCGGCCTTTGCAGCCCAACCGAACCGGATCAAGCAATTCGATGCCTGGGGCGTCTATTCTTATGGCGCTGGCACAGCCAAGAACTGCTACGTGCTCTCCGTGCCGGTGCAGCAGCAACCGGCAAGCGTCAGTCATGGGGACAATTTCTTTCTGGTCGCGCCGCAGACCGGGCAATCCGGACTGATGCCGCAGGCCATCATGGGCTACAGCCTCAAGGAAGGCTCGAAGCTCACCGTTACCATTGGCGGCGATACCTTCACGATGATTCCGAAGGAGAACGCAGCCTGGGTCCGCGATCCGCAGCGAGAGCCGGAGCTTGTTGCGGCCATGCGTGGCGGCAGCGACATGACCGTCAAAGCCATATCCGCACGCGGCACCGATACCAGCTACACCTACTCGCTGAAGGGTGTTTCCGCCGCCCTCAGCGCGGTGAGCAACTGCCGCTAA
- a CDS encoding LLM class flavin-dependent oxidoreductase gives MELGLYTFADVDPNAATGKRGPDAALRLKHLLEEIELADQVGLDVFGLGEHHRPDYAVSSPSTVLAAAAVKTKTIRLTSAVSVLSSDDPIRVFQQFATVDLLSGGRAEIMAGRGSFIESYPLFGYDLNDYDHLFSEKLDMLLTLRDQEIVNWSGELRAPINNRGVYPRPLQEKLPIWIAVGGTPQSVARAGAMGLPLAVAIIGGEYARFAPFFELYREAARRAGQDPTKLKTSINVHGFIADTTEAAADQFYGPQAAVMDRIGRERGWPPTNRAQFDRARSAPGNLFVGDPELVAEKIVAAHRVFGNDRFLLQMAIGLMPHDQIMRGIELFGTKVAPLVRKELTSQPEGAKPAA, from the coding sequence ATGGAACTCGGCCTTTATACCTTTGCGGATGTCGATCCCAATGCGGCGACCGGAAAACGCGGACCGGATGCGGCACTGCGGCTGAAGCACCTGCTGGAGGAGATCGAGCTTGCCGATCAGGTAGGGCTCGATGTCTTTGGCCTTGGCGAACATCACAGGCCGGATTATGCCGTCTCGTCACCGTCCACGGTTCTGGCTGCGGCGGCGGTCAAGACAAAGACCATCCGGCTGACGAGTGCTGTTTCCGTGCTGAGCTCCGATGATCCGATCCGCGTGTTCCAGCAGTTTGCGACGGTGGACCTTCTGTCTGGCGGACGCGCCGAAATCATGGCTGGCCGTGGATCTTTCATCGAATCCTATCCGCTGTTCGGCTACGACCTCAACGACTACGACCATTTGTTTTCCGAAAAGCTGGACATGCTCCTGACGCTTCGCGATCAGGAGATCGTCAACTGGTCCGGCGAGTTGCGGGCGCCGATCAATAATCGCGGTGTCTATCCACGCCCCCTTCAGGAGAAGCTGCCGATCTGGATCGCTGTCGGTGGTACGCCGCAAAGCGTGGCGCGGGCTGGCGCCATGGGGCTGCCGCTGGCGGTTGCGATTATCGGCGGCGAGTATGCGCGCTTTGCGCCCTTTTTCGAATTGTATCGCGAGGCAGCCCGCCGCGCCGGTCAGGATCCGACAAAGCTGAAGACCAGCATCAATGTTCATGGCTTCATTGCCGATACGACGGAAGCTGCAGCCGATCAGTTCTACGGGCCGCAGGCGGCAGTCATGGATCGCATCGGCCGGGAGCGCGGCTGGCCGCCTACCAACCGCGCCCAGTTCGACCGTGCGCGGTCTGCGCCGGGCAATCTGTTTGTTGGCGATCCCGAACTGGTGGCAGAGAAGATTGTGGCCGCGCATCGCGTGTTCGGCAATGACCGCTTCCTGCTGCAGATGGCAATCGGCCTGATGCCGCATGACCAGATCATGCGGGGCATCGAACTCTTCGGCACGAAGGTTGCGCCTCTGGTCAGAAAAGAATTGACCTCGCAACCGGAAGGGGCGAAACCCGCCGCCTGA
- the map gene encoding type I methionyl aminopeptidase → MIVSSEDELDKLKAIGRLCARAVDLMGKSLEPGITTKELDDIGRRLLEENGAQSAPEFCYQFPGATCISVNEEVAHGIPGDRVIQAGDLVNIDVSAVKDGFFGDTGSSFAVPPVKREIEKLVRDGRRALWTGLQQVKTGKPMAGIGNAIGTFAKKNRYTLITNLASHGVGRSLHEEPSELPTWPDPDETRTMEEGLVFTVEPFLSLGATWAEDGGNGDPWTLYGDPRAPTVQFEHTIVVTRNGPLILTLAE, encoded by the coding sequence ATGATTGTTTCCAGCGAAGACGAATTGGACAAGTTGAAGGCGATCGGGCGGTTGTGCGCCCGGGCCGTCGACCTGATGGGCAAATCGCTGGAGCCCGGTATCACCACGAAGGAACTCGACGATATTGGCCGCAGGCTGCTGGAAGAGAACGGAGCGCAATCGGCACCGGAATTCTGCTACCAGTTTCCAGGCGCCACCTGCATCAGCGTCAATGAAGAGGTTGCACACGGCATTCCCGGAGACCGCGTCATTCAGGCGGGCGATCTCGTGAATATCGATGTCTCTGCCGTGAAAGACGGGTTTTTCGGCGATACAGGATCTTCCTTTGCCGTGCCGCCGGTGAAGCGTGAAATCGAAAAGCTGGTGCGCGATGGACGTCGGGCGCTCTGGACAGGTTTGCAGCAGGTGAAGACCGGCAAGCCCATGGCAGGCATCGGCAACGCCATCGGGACCTTTGCCAAGAAAAACCGCTATACGCTGATCACCAATCTTGCCAGCCATGGCGTTGGCCGTTCGCTGCATGAGGAACCCTCAGAGCTTCCGACATGGCCTGATCCGGACGAGACGCGGACCATGGAGGAGGGGCTTGTGTTCACGGTCGAGCCGTTTCTGTCGCTGGGCGCAACCTGGGCCGAAGACGGCGGCAATGGCGACCCGTGGACGCTGTACGGAGATCCGCGCGCTCCGACTGTGCAGTTCGAGCATACGATCGTGGTGACGCGGAATGGCCCGCTCATTCTCACGCTGGCGGAATAG
- a CDS encoding YbfB/YjiJ family MFS transporter, whose amino-acid sequence MIKIQSSSSPLMIGLAGGLVMAAAMGFGRFFYTPVLPGMMSGIPLSAADAGLIAAGNFAGYLCGALLASQGWATGFERKLALGGLLATALLLVAMATTTWLPAFILIRFCAGLASAFAMIFTSSIVLAHGAGRASVGALHFGGVGAGIAASSVLALIINIQSAGPSDGWRVNWLAGAAVVMLVLFFVARLLPQPVTTRSAEAEPPIRWTRPLVLMTASYGLFGFGYVVTATFLVAIARMANAGPVVEAGSWFVTGITAAVSLFIWQPFVNRFGLVRSYLACLLLEAFGVLASVYLPPIVGTLVGGLSLGVTFMTVTSHGLQVVRALAPASARKVLALMTAAFGVGQIFGPLVAGWATQWSGSFTLASVIAVLVLLVSFVLALPVVRTFEPLRKI is encoded by the coding sequence ATGATCAAAATACAAAGTTCCTCTTCCCCGCTGATGATCGGTCTTGCCGGTGGTCTGGTCATGGCCGCCGCCATGGGCTTCGGCCGATTTTTCTACACGCCGGTCCTGCCGGGCATGATGAGCGGCATTCCCCTGTCTGCCGCGGATGCCGGTCTCATAGCAGCGGGAAATTTTGCCGGCTATCTCTGCGGCGCGCTGCTGGCCTCGCAAGGCTGGGCGACGGGTTTTGAGCGGAAGCTTGCGCTTGGCGGACTACTGGCAACAGCGCTGCTGCTGGTTGCCATGGCAACGACCACTTGGTTGCCAGCGTTCATCCTGATCCGGTTTTGCGCAGGACTGGCCAGCGCATTCGCCATGATTTTCACCTCGTCCATCGTTCTGGCGCATGGTGCCGGACGGGCGAGCGTCGGGGCGCTGCATTTCGGTGGAGTGGGCGCTGGTATCGCGGCCTCATCTGTGCTGGCGCTGATCATCAACATCCAATCCGCCGGTCCAAGTGATGGCTGGCGTGTGAACTGGCTTGCCGGTGCTGCGGTCGTAATGCTGGTTCTGTTCTTCGTGGCGAGACTGCTGCCGCAGCCGGTCACGACCCGCAGCGCAGAGGCGGAGCCGCCGATACGCTGGACGCGGCCGCTCGTATTGATGACCGCATCCTACGGTCTCTTCGGTTTCGGTTATGTGGTGACGGCAACCTTTCTGGTCGCCATCGCACGCATGGCCAATGCCGGGCCAGTCGTGGAAGCCGGATCATGGTTTGTGACGGGCATCACCGCTGCCGTTTCGCTGTTCATCTGGCAGCCCTTCGTCAATCGGTTCGGCCTCGTTCGAAGCTATCTCGCCTGTCTTTTGTTGGAAGCCTTTGGCGTATTGGCATCCGTCTATCTGCCGCCGATTGTCGGCACACTTGTTGGTGGGCTGTCGCTGGGCGTTACCTTCATGACCGTCACGTCGCACGGTCTGCAGGTGGTTCGCGCACTTGCCCCCGCCAGCGCGCGAAAAGTACTGGCCCTGATGACGGCGGCCTTCGGAGTTGGCCAGATCTTCGGGCCTCTGGTGGCCGGATGGGCAACGCAATGGAGCGGCAGTTTCACGCTCGCCTCGGTCATCGCCGTCCTTGTGCTATTGGTTTCCTTCGTCCTGGCTTTGCCGGTCGTGCGAACCTTCGAGCCTCTGCGGAAGATATGA
- the sbmA gene encoding peptide antibiotic transporter SbmA, protein MFHSFFPKPKFYFASGIIWSLVCVLAWYFFVDGLGARLGFAVPDGTPEPYDLSYFAFPPNVWFYAYFALCLFLFGATWTVIAKDHPWKWWSIWGSLLIIAVTYFGVQVTVVINNFRRPFGDLLQNALSQKPGITVWDFYNLQIIFAKIAFLSMGVSILTDFFTSHYIFRWRTAMNDFYMANWEKLRHIEGASQRVQEDTMRFSATLEGLGINLINSVMTLIVFLPILYALSSYVTELPVIGEIAHPLLWLAIFWPAFGTVLLAVVGIKLPGLNFRNQRVEAAYRKELVYGEDDGSRAQPPTVKELFGNVRKNYFRLYWHYLYFNVFRYFYVQADGIFLLIMLVPTIVAGKITYGIYQQIATAFGQVSNSFQYLVNSWTTIIELLSIHKRLKAFEAAIDGEPLPEIDQRYLAREDSDGEMAANKPT, encoded by the coding sequence GTGTTTCACTCGTTTTTTCCCAAACCGAAATTCTACTTCGCTTCCGGAATCATCTGGTCGCTCGTGTGCGTCCTTGCCTGGTACTTCTTCGTGGATGGCCTGGGCGCAAGGCTTGGCTTTGCCGTGCCGGACGGAACGCCTGAACCGTATGATCTCAGCTATTTCGCGTTTCCACCAAACGTCTGGTTCTACGCCTATTTTGCGCTGTGCCTTTTTCTGTTCGGCGCGACCTGGACGGTGATCGCCAAGGATCATCCGTGGAAATGGTGGTCGATCTGGGGAAGCCTGCTGATCATTGCCGTGACCTATTTTGGCGTTCAGGTCACCGTTGTCATCAACAACTTCCGTCGGCCTTTCGGCGATCTGCTGCAGAACGCCCTGTCACAGAAGCCCGGCATCACGGTCTGGGATTTCTACAATCTGCAGATTATTTTTGCGAAGATCGCCTTCCTTTCCATGGGCGTCTCCATTCTGACTGACTTCTTCACCAGCCACTACATCTTCCGCTGGCGTACGGCCATGAACGATTTCTACATGGCCAACTGGGAAAAGCTCCGTCATATCGAAGGCGCCTCGCAGCGTGTGCAGGAAGACACGATGCGCTTTTCCGCAACGCTGGAAGGCCTCGGCATCAACCTGATCAATTCGGTGATGACGCTGATCGTGTTTCTGCCGATCCTTTATGCGCTTTCAAGCTACGTGACCGAACTGCCCGTCATTGGCGAAATCGCGCATCCGCTCTTGTGGCTTGCCATATTCTGGCCCGCCTTCGGCACCGTGCTCCTGGCTGTTGTCGGCATTAAGCTGCCCGGCTTGAACTTCCGGAACCAGCGCGTGGAAGCGGCTTACCGAAAAGAGCTGGTCTACGGCGAAGATGACGGTTCTCGAGCTCAGCCACCGACGGTGAAGGAACTGTTCGGCAATGTGCGCAAGAACTATTTCCGTCTGTACTGGCACTATCTCTATTTCAACGTGTTCCGCTATTTCTATGTGCAGGCAGACGGCATCTTCCTGCTGATCATGCTGGTGCCGACGATCGTGGCGGGCAAGATCACCTATGGTATCTACCAGCAGATCGCGACTGCCTTCGGGCAGGTCAGTAACTCGTTCCAGTATCTCGTGAATTCCTGGACCACGATCATCGAGCTTCTCTCCATCCACAAGCGCCTGAAGGCCTTCGAGGCGGCCATCGATGGCGAGCCTTTGCCGGAAATCGACCAGCGTTATCTCGCCCGCGAAGATAGCGATGGCGAGATGGCGGCAAACAAGCCGACCTGA
- a CDS encoding polysaccharide deacetylase family protein: MISFDGAGNNALWERSRTLGKRVNAHFTYFLSCTLVIDRARAKTYQGPGQRPGKSNIGFAQTKEEALTRLDHVWNARQEGHEIASHTCGHFDGREWSKADWQQEMRSFRSLLGSAWVDLGAPDKEPAGWRDFVKNGIKGFRAPYLSTSDALTEAERDEGFTYDGSGISKGPMLPTRENGVLMFGLPLIPEGPERRNIIAMDYNLFIRHSAGVENPSRSAEFEERSYAAFRTAFDRQYAGDRIPLQLGFHFVEMNGGAYWRAMERLATEVCQMQDVACVTYGEAIRALGTRNAQNPSTL, encoded by the coding sequence ATGATCTCGTTTGATGGCGCCGGAAACAATGCGCTGTGGGAGCGCAGCCGCACACTTGGCAAACGGGTCAACGCGCACTTCACCTATTTCCTCTCCTGCACGCTCGTCATTGATCGCGCCCGCGCCAAAACATATCAGGGGCCTGGACAGAGGCCCGGCAAATCCAACATCGGGTTTGCCCAGACGAAGGAAGAAGCGCTTACCAGGCTGGACCATGTCTGGAACGCCCGGCAGGAAGGCCACGAGATTGCAAGCCATACCTGCGGTCACTTCGATGGACGCGAATGGAGCAAGGCCGATTGGCAGCAGGAAATGCGCAGCTTCCGCTCGCTGCTAGGGTCTGCCTGGGTCGATCTGGGTGCGCCGGACAAGGAGCCCGCAGGCTGGCGGGATTTCGTGAAGAACGGCATCAAGGGCTTTCGCGCGCCCTATCTGTCCACAAGTGACGCCTTGACAGAGGCCGAACGCGACGAAGGTTTCACCTATGATGGCAGCGGCATAAGCAAAGGTCCGATGCTGCCGACACGCGAAAACGGCGTGCTGATGTTCGGGTTGCCTCTCATTCCCGAAGGGCCGGAGCGGCGTAACATCATCGCAATGGATTATAACCTCTTCATCCGCCATTCGGCAGGCGTGGAAAATCCTAGTCGCTCGGCGGAGTTCGAGGAACGCAGCTATGCGGCCTTTCGTACCGCTTTCGATCGGCAATATGCAGGCGACCGTATTCCGTTGCAGCTTGGCTTTCACTTCGTGGAAATGAATGGCGGCGCCTATTGGCGGGCGATGGAAAGGCTGGCAACCGAAGTCTGCCAGATGCAGGATGTTGCCTGCGTAACCTATGGCGAGGCCATACGGGCGCTTGGCACGCGAAACGCGCAGAACCCTTCTACCCTCTGA
- a CDS encoding type II toxin-antitoxin system PemK/MazF family toxin, protein MTDIRIQIYLKNLLNIRFIHELQVINLALKFHPKLGSIVICDYRTGFMPPEMVKERLAIVVSPRLPNRADLCTVVPLSQTPPHKNIRYQCKVELPVDPPPPFNGQAKWAKADMLATVGLSRLTLPYTGRDAVTGRRKYLDIVIEPAEMEKVRAAMRNALDL, encoded by the coding sequence TTGACGGACATTCGTATTCAGATCTACCTAAAGAATTTATTGAATATTCGTTTCATCCATGAGTTGCAGGTAATAAATTTGGCTCTTAAATTCCATCCTAAACTGGGTTCAATTGTCATCTGTGACTATAGAACAGGTTTCATGCCACCGGAAATGGTCAAGGAGCGGTTGGCGATCGTGGTGTCGCCCAGACTGCCAAACAGAGCTGATCTGTGTACCGTTGTGCCACTGAGCCAGACCCCGCCTCATAAAAACATAAGATATCAATGCAAAGTGGAACTGCCGGTTGATCCGCCACCACCCTTTAACGGGCAAGCCAAATGGGCGAAGGCGGATATGTTGGCAACTGTGGGACTTTCGCGATTGACGCTACCGTATACGGGTCGCGATGCTGTAACTGGAAGACGGAAGTATCTCGATATCGTGATCGAACCTGCCGAGATGGAAAAGGTTCGTGCGGCGATGCGGAACGCTCTTGACTTATGA
- a CDS encoding tetratricopeptide repeat protein: MAHENDSFIREVNEELRSEQISRVWRAYRPFIIAGAALIVLGTAGYRGYEYWHSNNASQYGDQFLAALNLAKQNKTDEAIAALEKLEKDGSGAYPVLARMRAATLLSQKGDAAGAVKAFQQVAADSAIPAVLRDIAKMRAAYLMVDTSTYAQVAAEVEPMATGNHALRNSAREVLGLAAMKAGDTAKAKQWFEDIANDAQAPRNIANRAQILLDTLVSSAPPAAKS; encoded by the coding sequence ATGGCACACGAAAACGACAGCTTTATTCGCGAGGTGAATGAGGAACTGCGCTCGGAGCAGATCAGCAGGGTCTGGCGCGCTTATCGTCCCTTCATCATTGCGGGCGCTGCGTTGATCGTTCTCGGCACCGCGGGCTATCGCGGCTATGAATATTGGCATTCGAACAATGCATCGCAATATGGCGACCAGTTTCTGGCGGCCTTGAACCTTGCCAAGCAGAACAAGACGGACGAAGCGATTGCCGCTCTCGAAAAGCTCGAGAAAGACGGCTCCGGCGCCTATCCGGTTCTGGCCCGCATGCGCGCCGCCACGCTTCTTTCCCAGAAGGGTGATGCGGCTGGTGCGGTAAAGGCGTTCCAGCAGGTGGCAGCCGATAGCGCCATTCCTGCCGTGCTGCGTGATATCGCCAAGATGCGCGCCGCCTATCTGATGGTGGATACCAGCACCTATGCGCAGGTGGCCGCCGAGGTTGAACCCATGGCAACGGGCAACCACGCGCTGCGCAATTCCGCGCGCGAAGTGCTGGGTCTTGCTGCCATGAAGGCTGGCGATACGGCAAAGGCCAAGCAGTGGTTCGAAGATATTGCGAACGACGCCCAGGCGCCGCGCAACATCGCGAACCGTGCCCAGATTCTCCTGGATACTCTGGTATCCTCCGCGCCACCGGCCGCGAAATCCTGA
- the der gene encoding ribosome biogenesis GTPase Der: MSFTVAIVGRPNVGKSTLFNRLVGKKLALVDDTPGVTRDRRPGDAKLVDLRFRIIDTAGLEEAGPDTLEGRMRAQTEAAIDEADLSLFVVDAKTGLTPLDKTLGEMLRRRGKPVVLVANKSEARGSDSGFYDAYTLGLGEPVPISAEHGQGMIDLRDAIVEALGPEKAFGEEEDDEAETDVDVSAGSFAGEGAEDEEFEPAYDDTKPLRVAIVGRPNAGKSTLINRFLGEDRLLTGPEAGITRDSISVEWDWRGRTIKMFDTAGMRRKARVQEKLEKLSVADALRAIRFAETVVIVFDATIPFEKQDLQIVDLVLREGRAAVLAFNKWDLVEDPQVFLTDLREKTERLLPQARGIRAVPISGQTGYGLDKLMQNIIDTDMVWNKRISTARLNRWLESSQIQHPPPAVSGRRIRLKYMTQVKARPPAFMISCTRSDALPESYVRYLINGLRADFQMPGVPIRIHFKSAENPYEHKRKKR; this comes from the coding sequence ATGAGCTTTACCGTCGCCATTGTCGGGCGTCCCAATGTTGGAAAATCCACCTTGTTCAATCGTCTGGTTGGCAAGAAGCTGGCGCTTGTGGACGATACGCCCGGTGTGACCCGTGACCGTCGCCCGGGTGACGCAAAGCTTGTGGATCTGCGCTTCCGCATCATCGATACGGCCGGTCTCGAAGAGGCTGGACCCGATACGCTGGAAGGCCGCATGCGCGCCCAGACCGAAGCGGCAATCGATGAGGCGGATCTTTCTCTGTTCGTGGTCGACGCCAAGACGGGCCTGACGCCGCTTGACAAGACTTTGGGCGAAATGCTGCGTCGGCGTGGCAAGCCGGTCGTGCTGGTTGCCAACAAGTCGGAAGCACGCGGTTCGGACAGCGGTTTCTACGATGCCTATACGCTGGGCCTTGGCGAACCTGTGCCGATTTCGGCAGAGCACGGGCAGGGCATGATCGATCTGCGCGATGCGATCGTCGAAGCGCTCGGACCGGAGAAGGCGTTTGGCGAGGAAGAGGATGACGAGGCCGAGACGGATGTCGATGTCTCCGCCGGAAGCTTTGCAGGCGAGGGTGCTGAGGACGAGGAATTCGAGCCGGCCTATGACGATACAAAGCCGCTGCGCGTGGCGATCGTCGGGCGTCCCAATGCCGGAAAATCCACGCTGATCAATCGCTTCCTGGGTGAAGATCGTCTTCTGACGGGACCGGAAGCGGGCATTACGCGCGATTCCATTTCCGTTGAATGGGACTGGCGTGGCCGCACGATCAAGATGTTCGACACGGCGGGCATGCGTCGCAAGGCGCGTGTTCAGGAAAAGCTGGAAAAGCTTTCGGTTGCCGATGCGCTGCGCGCCATTCGTTTTGCCGAAACCGTCGTCATTGTCTTCGATGCAACGATCCCCTTCGAGAAGCAGGATCTGCAGATTGTCGATCTGGTGCTGCGTGAAGGCCGTGCCGCGGTGCTGGCGTTTAACAAGTGGGATCTCGTCGAAGATCCGCAGGTGTTCCTGACGGACCTGCGCGAAAAGACAGAGCGTCTGCTTCCACAGGCGCGCGGTATTCGCGCCGTGCCGATTTCAGGACAGACCGGCTACGGCCTCGACAAGTTGATGCAGAACATCATCGACACGGACATGGTCTGGAACAAGCGTATTTCCACCGCCAGGCTGAACCGCTGGCTGGAAAGCTCCCAGATCCAGCATCCGCCACCGGCTGTTTCGGGCCGCCGCATTCGCCTGAAATACATGACGCAGGTCAAGGCTCGTCCGCCTGCCTTCATGATTTCCTGCACCCGTTCGGATGCCCTGCCGGAATCCTATGTCCGCTATCTGATCAACGGTTTGCGCGCCGACTTCCAGATGCCGGGTGTACCGATCCGCATCCACTTCAAGTCGGCGGAAAATCCGTACGAGCACAAGCGCAAGAAGCGTTGA
- a CDS encoding APC family permease, with protein sequence MALKQSLTTLKGAGLMLNIVIGAGLLALPGMVVREAGLQAIWAWGLCALVSVPLLLVFIIMGMRFPDAGGITHFAKLAFGRKAYAMASVILLGTFPFGMPAIALTGGHYLAEAFGGTPTLYAAGLIVAAAASHILSTEMAARLSAAIASIVLVSLLGLMVVGLATVDWSAGTRHVASIAELDGRIVLAPFMMIFFAFTGWELAAGLSEEFKNPARDFPRAMFLSFVAACILYFGMALTAQSIVITGSYEAAFSSILAHAVGEKGRIVVGLLAATIIYANLLGCIWAVSRMVYALSREGLLPIRLQTTAKGVPLSSVLIICLLLLCVVGADAAGLIHLGLMLELAAQNFLLLYGLSGLALLKLSRRVFDRLAALLTVGLVLVLMVVQGQSLFYPLGLALAGIVLERLNSGRPILRQTMPAE encoded by the coding sequence ATGGCGCTGAAACAATCGCTGACCACCCTCAAAGGCGCCGGCCTCATGCTCAACATCGTGATCGGAGCCGGGCTGCTGGCGCTGCCGGGAATGGTTGTGCGCGAGGCGGGTCTCCAGGCGATCTGGGCATGGGGACTGTGTGCGCTTGTGAGTGTGCCCCTGCTGCTTGTCTTCATCATCATGGGCATGCGCTTTCCTGATGCGGGGGGAATCACGCACTTCGCAAAGCTCGCCTTTGGCCGGAAGGCCTATGCGATGGCTTCAGTCATCCTGCTCGGCACCTTCCCGTTCGGCATGCCGGCGATTGCCCTGACGGGAGGTCACTATCTGGCGGAAGCCTTTGGCGGAACGCCCACGCTCTACGCAGCGGGCCTGATTGTCGCCGCAGCAGCATCTCATATTCTGTCCACCGAAATGGCCGCACGGCTATCTGCTGCCATTGCATCCATTGTGCTGGTCAGCCTGCTGGGCCTGATGGTCGTCGGCCTTGCCACGGTCGACTGGTCGGCGGGCACCCGTCATGTCGCCAGCATCGCTGAGCTTGACGGACGAATCGTTCTTGCGCCCTTCATGATGATCTTCTTCGCCTTTACCGGCTGGGAACTGGCGGCGGGCCTTTCGGAAGAGTTCAAAAACCCGGCCCGTGATTTCCCCCGGGCCATGTTCCTATCGTTTGTCGCCGCCTGTATTCTCTATTTCGGCATGGCACTGACAGCGCAGAGCATTGTCATAACCGGCTCCTACGAAGCTGCCTTCTCCTCCATCCTTGCCCATGCGGTTGGCGAAAAAGGGCGCATCGTCGTGGGCTTGCTGGCGGCAACCATCATCTATGCGAACCTGCTGGGGTGCATCTGGGCCGTTTCGCGCATGGTCTATGCGCTCAGTCGCGAAGGGCTGCTGCCGATACGGTTGCAGACGACGGCGAAGGGCGTTCCGCTATCCTCCGTTCTCATCATCTGCCTGTTACTTCTCTGTGTCGTGGGCGCAGATGCCGCTGGTCTCATCCATCTCGGGCTGATGCTCGAACTCGCCGCACAGAATTTCCTGCTGCTCTATGGCTTGAGCGGTCTGGCTTTGCTGAAGTTATCGCGCCGCGTCTTTGATCGCCTCGCGGCGCTGCTGACAGTCGGCCTCGTTCTCGTTTTGATGGTTGTGCAGGGGCAGTCGCTCTTCTACCCGCTCGGGCTGGCGCTGGCCGGAATCGTTCTGGAACGGCTCAACTCCGGTCGCCCGATCTTGCGCCAGACGATGCCTGCGGAGTGA